The genomic DNA TATCAGAAATGCAAACAGTTTACATGTACTATTTTTAATCCTCAATTTATGATATGCTGCCGACATCATGGATTTTAGTGTTTTGTATCTTCTGTGATGCAACCAAGTGCCTGAATTCAAGAGGCTAAACAAGAGCAGAATATTAGTTTTccaggtatctgaaggaagaaTTAAGAAGTGGTCTGCTTCTATCAAAATAGAAGAAATTTAAGTATAAAGAAAATCAGCATTACAGATTGTGTAGCATGACACATCAAAACAATCTACAGCTTATTGTATAGCACGTCATGAAATGAGTTTGAAGAGATTATTTGCTATTCAAAGCTAAAGAAGTGATACAGGAAACTAGCTCCACAACACTAAGGGAGCTTTCCAAGACTCACAGGACTAAACCAAAGCCGGTAAAACCTTGAAGCCGTAAAGAAGCAGTAGGATAAAAATTATCTTCCTGGTCAGCAAAGTAATTCCTTCCACTACTATATTTGGGCTTAGCATCCTTATCAGGGTAAGTCTGTTTCCTCTTACTATCTGTATAGGTTCCAAAATCCCCGACGTGTCCCGACACACCACCAAACAACCCCGAGTCTCACCATGTACAATATTTGCTTTGGAGTCCATTCTGTACTGCTTGCTTGCCTCATGAAGATCTGATGCAGTGATAAGTGGGTGATGCACAGTAACATTACTTAAAGCAAGCATCTAAAAATAAAGTGGAAAACACTAATTTACTAATTACTGGACATACTTCTACTTAGAGATGGAATACAAAATAACACATTTCCCCTGGAGTCACCTACTGGAGTCACTAACAAATAAACCCTATGCATGCAGTAGGATTATACTGAAAACCTTCTAACTAGTAGCTACAACTACATTTTGCCTGCAAGGTTTTCCAGACAAAGTATCTGAAGGCAACTCAGTTTACAGAATATCAGTTAATGTAGGAAGTGATGCAGCAGATTTACTCGAGACATTTGCTAAAACGACCTCACGTAATTGCAATTCAAATCTTTAACAATCTTCAATTACCTGTCACAGAAAACGAGCTTTCAACAGATGCAAATTAATAAATACAGAGAGTTACCTGACCTCCTCTGACACCACTCTTTCAAAGCTACTGATTATTCACAACTTCATATAGTGGAAATATATAAACTACTTTATGTAGTAGAAACATTGCAGTGGATTTTACTTGTTTTAAAGCTTTAGGTCTTTACCTTTgcattataaaacaaaacacacacttgtctttactggaaaaaacatttaaatttaaaattaaaatactaaaatataaTTAGCAAGGGTAGCTCCATTTCCCCCCACACCCAAAATCGTGGGAAGTTGCCCATCAGAAAGCTTCTCCCACCAGTTCAAATGGCAGATTCATACAAATTTTCAGCACTGAGGGAAGATTCATCCTGTGGGGCAATTTATCCGTGCTTCAGCAAACACAAAAGAATTACAGAAGTGCTAAAATCTGTACCTCTGTATTTTTATTAGCAAGATAAATTCAGAGTGAATTAGTAGGCCTCCTCCTAAAGGAAAGAAATTGAGAACGTGGTGAAGATGACATTTCTGAGCCTCAGCCTCTGAGCTTCAAGGTGTGTCACAGCTCAGTGAAGTTCTTCAGATAGCCATCGGCTCTTTTTCTGGCCTTCTTCAGAGAAGCCTCTCGACAGGATTTAGAAACCAGAGAGTCTTAGAGCCACAGAGACGGAATCAGGTGCTGCCAAGCTACAAATAACTTGCCAGCTTGTAACCAACTCAAGTAAACAGAGGTCTATCAAAAAGCGGACTGTGACTTACTCAGTGGTTGAGAATAAAAGCCAAAAGTCTATATCCACTCTGAAAAGGAGACCATGAGCTCAGTGCTGGGAGAAGCTGTAAACATGAAACAGTCCAGCAACAGCCCACTACAGAGCTCAAGATGAAAATCTGAGTATTTGCACCGCACAGCGACAGATAAGCAGGTAGGTATAGTGGGCTTTTCACACTGACAAAAGCACACAGGGatttaaagatatttatttatatgttacCTATCTGCTGTAATGAATGTTACTGCATTAGTGTTAACTGTGTTAAAAGACATTAGTGAGGGAGGCAGCAAAAAAAATGCAACCCTCTAGAAAGCCTGACAGTGCATTCAGCTTGCACTCTGCTGCTGCGACGGGAGGAAGCACGCTGCTGGCATTACCTCCTACTTACTGAATACGGAAGAGTCGTCTTTCACTGCTAACAGCGAAGCAGCAGCCTAATTTTTCCTCACACAATGAAAAGGCCTCCTTGCTCTCCCCTAGGACAACTAGGTTGAAGCTACCAAGAAAAGTTCTTGAAAGCTTCCCTAGGCTCTTGATACCAGATAATGTGGTCATTCTACAGATCAGAAGCAATTTCCACCTCAGTATGTCTAGAAATCAAGTAGCCTCGAGCTTCCAGCACCTCAAGATTAAGATCACATTTCCTGGACTAGCATCATGGTAACAGAAAAATTCAGGATAGCAACTGGGGTAAATGAATTGCTCCATTTATGAAACCATCTCTGGAAAACAAAGTAGTACCTAATAATACAGCTCGTAAGGTGATTTTACTCTGTGCAAGAAGAAGTTTGAAAtggtaacagaaaacaaaagcatttcctTAGTGCGAATACCAAGACCGCAGACATAGGGGTATACTCTTACTGAACAGTATCCAGGACAGACTAGTCAATAAATGCAAGTATCTTAGCAAGAAGAACAGTTTAGGAAAAAAGGGCAGGAAGAGGGGTGATGACAACAAACAACACAGCTGCAAGTGTCAGTTACTctaaaagcagcacagagtacTTTTACATGGAAAGTGCATATATCTGCATAGAGTTATTCAAGAACAGGTCAAGAAACAGATGAGGATTGAGCAGGAAAACAAACTAACAAcaccaggaggaggagaaagcacaaAGCATAGTAAGATGCAAGAAtacggggggggaaaaaaaaggcaccaaaATTTATTGAACTTTGAAAAAGTAAGACACTGACAGAGAAGCAGCAGTTACAGTGGCAGATTTAATAAAAGAGGAAGAATGATAGAAGCATTTGGCGCCAAAAAAAAGCAGACTTAAAtgcagaaaaagtaatttttagtgTGAGCAGTTTTCAGGACACAGCAACAACCAAAAGGAAtctcagaaagaaaatgttttgacaTAAAGCAACCTACAGTTTGCTTTATAAATTGAAAGACTAAgcaaaagttattttaaagtagTCCAAAAACCCCaccatttttaactgaaaaataaacccTCACAAAGTAAGCGCTATAAAAATCAGTGCAAGTCAAATTCATTAATAAAGACGGACTGAGGAAAACCTAAAGCAATACAAGGAACAATACTGTCAAAAGCCTGATCAGTAAAAAGAAATTTCAAGTACAGCTTTGATAATTGACTTGAAAAATACACGTGATGTTTACACATTATTGTAAATCCAAGAAGATATTATATACACATCTAAATACATACCAACAACAAATGAAGTGAGCGCAGGTCTTTGCTGTAGTGAAAAAGGTTTTGTAGCATGTCTTGCACAGTTTTATCTTCTGAGAGGTGcttaaagataaataaataaataaatgcctcaCACCATTAAGCAACATTTGAATCTTCTCAGCAAAACAGTTCTTATTCACCCGGAAAAAGTATGTTAGCTAACTTCCAGAAAGAACTCAACTTATTGTACAATTACCTTCACGTGTAATCTtaattttttggtcttttttgtcATCTAACTGTATCTTCAGACTTCAGTTAAGCAAAGATTCCATGTCACAATTGATTTATCCAATATCAAACTCAAATAGTGAAAGGAAATATTGATGTTAGGTAAAAACTTTACATACTTATAAACTGgtcttattttaaaagtttaccTAGAAAAGGTATAAAGAGCTTTAAATACCTGAACATTATTATTCCACTTTTGTGCAAAAGACTCATCAAGAAATTCAGCAGGAAGAGAAAGCTgttctttgaatattttaatgtaCTGTTTAAAATCAAAGGAATTCATCAAATATATCTGTCGATGGGAGAACCTTGATTTTACTCTCTTCTCCAAGAGTTCCAggatatcctttaaaaaaaaaaaaaaaaaaaaaaaacacctcacaCACAAGCAGACACACTTACTTCTTAGTTTAGAAAAGACTGCACTAAAAAAGTAAATagtataaaaaataattattacaTTCTCAGGTTCCAGGTGTTCTAACAAGACGAGACCTTTGCTCATTATTATAGCTGACATGCCTTAAAATGCCTAACAAGTAGCCATCCACCCAACTCATGGGTGCACTACACATACAGGCTCATTAGCTGCTAGGATACTCGGCAAATTCCTCCATAGATTATGTGAATATTTCAGTTATTTGGGTCTGCAGCCAAGATGTTCCAGCCTATCATGGCTCTAGACAAGTTGTCTAGTAGATACGTAGGCTGGCAGCTGTCATTTCTCATGCCTTTTGTCAGGCTGAAAgaatctagttaaaaaaaaaaaaatcttaagagcCAATACTTATCTTTGAAGATCATCACGCAGAATTAAGCAAGTCCATCATCAAATTGTTGTTGCAGAGAGCAGAGAATAGCTTACTTTTCTCTGAAGAGGCAGCAATACACTGGCATAAGCAGCAAGCTGTGGTACTTGTCCATTTAGAGAAAGGAAGTACTATTCAGAATAATTATACTCTTTGTTTCTAGGATTTTGAGGAGGGTCTTTCTGGTTTGgggttcttttgttgttttttcacttGCAATAAAAAAGTCTTGTTAAGAATACTGAAATCTTTCCCCCAAAAAATACAGCACCAACAGTGCAAATATTAACTCCCCTTTCTATTTAGAAGTCACATGCAACAGGATATCAGTGATAAAATGCCAATTCCAAAGAAACCTGAAAAGCAACAGGTACCCCCACAACCGTGGCACAGTCTCTGAAGACTCTACCTTATTTGGATTCAAAAGCAGTGCACTATAAAACGTTCTAAATTATGGATGATGAGAATACCACACTCAGGACAGtaatgaagcaaaagaaaagtcTGTAATTGATTGATCAAAACCAAAGCCCACTATTAACTTCTAGTAATTTGCCCAGCTAAATGTCACTCAAACACAACCAACTCCAGATTTAGGCTCTGATGAAAGATTTTTAATTATTGTTCTTGCCATAACCTGGCTATCTTCACAACCAATCCACTTTATTTGGAAAAAGTGTCATTTTTATCAAGTATCACCTCCCATAGCGTTAGAAAGCAATTATTTCATGGTATACACACAGTCTGTCCACAGTTCCTTACAACACCATTATAAAAACCACAGCAAGTTTAACATGGATCATAAATCCCTTTTGAACACGCTAATATTACAGTGAAAGCACTCTACTGAAATGTTTGCTTAAAAACATCCCTTAACCTCAGAACAATGATTGGAACACTAAGTTAATTCAAGTCTGTTCTTACCAACTGGTGACCAAGAAACTGAAATGCCCAGGAGCCCCTTCAAGGGCAGAGTGACAGTATACTACAAGACAGCCACACTGACAGATATGGCTCTTCTGTGCTAATACAGGACAACGGTTCTTCATCTCCTTATAAATGTAAAACTTTTTCAGCAGTAAAACTGAAGGCTTTGCAGTTTTTTGGTCATCTAAGTTTGCTCTCAGCACTGAATTAGAATTTTTTAATTCAAGAGTCTGATAAACAGATAATTGAGAAAAATCTCCTAGTAAATTAAGTAAAGTTCCAGGAGTGGGGAAGGGAAAACATTCCAATTAAGACAGAAGTCtcttaaaaacatttgaaaactttCAACAAGAAAGAGCAATTTCTTACTTGTCTGCATGTAAGTCCAATAACTGTTACTGGAGTCTGGGCTGACTGCGATACATCAAAGAGGTTATACAGCAGCGTCTGATTCTTGTGATGAACAAACAAGTCAAATTCATCCAATATAAACAAGACTGGACAACTGCTGGTTCGATCACCTGAGAGAGCAATTTAAAAGGTTATGATCATTGATGTGGTAACTACATGATCAAATTTTTATCTTTACAGCTTTTACATATTTAGGCTTTAACCAgttcatatattttcttttagcCATTTCGCTAGTACCTTCTTTCACATCACACTGCTAcaatactaaaaagaaaaatacatagaAAAACTGGTGAGGTTTTGTACTGTTCTGGCAGACATCATTTCTGAGTGCCAAGGAAGACAGACTCCTATGgccagtttttaaaaatgctatttttaatgggTACAATCTGGATAAAAGAACCCGTCCTTCATAGCTGACTATCAGATGCAGGTCTTCATGGCATCATTTAAGTTAGATCTGTATCTGATTAGTATTACAAGTCTTTTGCATGGATTTGCAACCACGATACATTCTTGAGCAAGATTTCCTTATACCACTTATACAAGTGGATGAAGAAACTGTAGATGTAAAAATAGATGAAAGAAGCGTGATATGCTAATTTTTCAGTCAACTGACAAATAGAAACACATTATTTCCGAACAGAGGCCGGTAGTGTGTTTACCTTTCCTTAAAGCTTCAAGAAGGAACGCAAGATTTTCAGCAAAACTGCCCTAAATAGACAAGAAGTTTCACAATAAGTTTTCAGGGTTATTCTCAGAATTATATGACTACACGAAGTTCAGGCACGTAATGAAGTCcatttccttattaaaaaaacaggCTGTATTCAAAAATTTACAATGCTACTTCATGTTGTATAATCACAAGTTTTCTCTGCCTACTAGAAGAGGTTAACTCCACACTGATCCACTTTTTTCAGCCTGAAACCCCCAACTATCTGCCTCAGACAGGCAGAAATTAGTGATCAGAAGAACTTCTACAATAAGCCAAATACACTGGTAGctttatctttcctttttcttcccctttcataACCGTATGTTCACATTTAAGTCTAATAAATAGCTACTGCAAACCTAATTTTCTGTTTACACATACGCAACTGCCACCTAACAATGTGTTCCCTTGAGAATGCTAAATAAGCAGTTGTTAAATTTGCAACATTATGAGATAGTTGGAAGCATCACACATCTTCATGACAGAAAGCAATGAATTGATATGACCATTCTACTTCATTTACCCACTCTAAGTTGTACTACAAAGAGACGGGAAGTAGCTATAATTGAAGACCACAAGCCATATTGTAGAAGACAGAAGAACCAATTTAAAAGTCTTTGAACTAAAGTTGCAGAagcttagaaagaaaaaagtttctatGGTCAGAAGAAAGGACATTGCTGCAAAACAGTATGTTTCCATGCATGTGTGCAGCAGAAGGGATTAGATGCCTTTAAGAGTTTTAAGTAGGATGCCACAATAACaaagttagaggaaaaaaaaagtaggggaAGTTCACGTATCCAAGTCCAGTTTTGTCTGTAGCTTTTTTTGGTAGCGGAACTGTAGAAGTTGAAAGGTTGTCCTAGTTCTCTGATGAAAAGAGAACACATTCAAATGGTTATGCTGAAATACTTGCTATTTCTTTTCCACTACACCTGTATTTGGGAAAATTTTAGCTCAGCACTAGGAAGAGCTTTCCATTCTCTGTATCTAAAATCATTTGGGATAATGCGCAATTATTTTCAGACCTCAAGAAATCAAAACACAGCAAGCATTTCCAAAAGATAATAAAGCTTAATAACTATAACCGACCACTCATCTTGTATTCCACACTGCTTATTTCCCACTTCTCTGGTTTCTCTTACCTAAAGCAGGAAAGTTTTGCTCCTTTAGAAGCTTTCTAAATGCAACTGATGGAAAGAAACCTCATATCTACTGAAATTTCATCTTTCTCCCCCTTTACAGCCTTACTCTCCCCACCTGGATCCGTATCATGTATGGCTCACAACTATGCACCTATGCCAATCTCATGGAGCAAAGGAGCAGGTGATGCTCAGAATGATCTTCCATCACACCAGAAGATAGCCTCTCAAGGACACCCACTGAATAACAGGCAACAACCAGAGTAGCTCAGAAATCAGCAGATCACTAGCCCAAGTTATTTTGAACTCAAGTGATTGAAATTCAATCTGAAGCACTTAAATTATTCTCTTTACTGTCTTCAGAACTAAGGTAAATAGGTTTCTTCTTCGGGAAAAGGTCTACAGAAGcaagtattttaataaaaatcctATGTAAAATGAGAGCTCTAGGAACCCAGTGATCTGCATAGATTTCCTGACAATTTAGACAAGGTTTCAAATATACTAAAGATGCTGGGTTAACTTGCCTACTCTTTGTCTTGAAATATTAAAGCAGATGTTTCTAAAAAGCTCTGGCCAGACAGAAAGAAGTCTCTTTAAAATgcttaatattttttcatttagagACTTTCccctctttgttctttttaaCATTAGCTTTAAACTAATGTTTTTTGAAAAAGTATCAGGATGCATTAATACTACTCAACTAGCAAAATGCCATGTTCAGCACTTCTGTAGAACAAGTATTTTTTGACAGGCTTGAAGTGTTTTTGAAACCAGGGTCTTCATAGGTAAATGCTACTACAGCTCTTTACAGCTATCAATTGctatatattttaaagcagaaagcTGTGGGAAAACTGAGCCAAAACATCACAATTTTACTAATAAATGCTCAAAGCCAGTTCAGTCTCAACAAGCTGCAATTCTTTAAAGCTAGTTTTCTAGGCAAATTTTGAGGGAGATAAATAAAAGCTGATACTTACAAAAACTTTATCCCCAACCACATTTTCCAGGTGTAACTGTCTGGTGATCTCCTTCAGGGCCACTTTATCATTAGTCTGCAAAAGCCCtgaaacaaaatgatttttttaatgaagaacttgctcttctcctttactCCAACAGGCCACATCTACAGCCAATAGAAACATATCCAGAAGCTTCTCTCAGCTTCCAGCCCTACAAAACTatggcatttttaaaattaagactAGATTGTAACTTTCCATATGTAATAAAAAGATTATTTCAAGCAATTCATTCACAACTGAACaagatttttaacattttgaaaaaagtcATCATAAGCACACTTGTTGTCTTTatatagagagaaagaaaggaagtcaTTGTTGAGCACAATGAAAAATAAGTGCACATATTAGAGACTTCATTACAATTGCTGAAGAGCAAAACTATTGTTCAGTATGTGGAATATATAACAACTGAATGTAACATAACATTTGAATAATGCTGTATTACTTGCCATTCAGGTGAACTTCCAAGAGGTTCTCTCTAACTTGTTTTATTTCCATGAGCTCTTTTAAGACATGATTTAATAGCTAGGAAAAAAGAACACACAATTTCTCTATGACAAGATTAATGTATTAACAGTAAGAAGAATCTACAAATTAATATCATCAGAGAGAAAACAATATTTGCAGTTTTGTTAGGCAACTATGTTTTTAAGTATTTTCAAGACAAAAGCACTAAGATGACAACTTCACATTCAGTATCATGACTGTAGCTATAACATTTGTTAATTTTGCGGAACTATTagggaaagaaatataaaaatgccTCTAGTATTTTAGACACCAAACTTTTGGGTTAATATCTAGGACTTTTACCTCAGTCAAAAAAGCTTTAACAGTTTGAGAGGTGACAGAATTTGTCACTTGAGCTAGTATAATAATCAGCTTCATTGCCAAAGCTTCACTGATGATCATTCACAATAACCTTTTTACCACATAATAGTACTAATGCAGGCATAAACGACTGAAGTGTTTACAtaatattatattaatataaCACTTAAGTTGATGTGATCACTTCACATGCCACAACTAAGAAGGGGTCCCTTTAGAATACAAAACCTATACTTACTATAAGCAAACTAAAACTACCACAGAATTTTCTGTTTCCCAGCAATTTAGGTAACAATATTCTCTAGCATGTTTAAAATAGGATTAAGACCGTTCCCTACATGTAACAGCTATGTAGAAAGGCACTCCTCACAGTCTACTTCCCTTAAAGTTTTGGGATGCCTTTTCAGTCATGTTTACAGAGAAGACCCAATAGTGATAACAGGTTAACTTTTTCAAGAGTTATCAAGCAAAATCTGACTATAATTGCAGAGATGAACTCTTTTGTGGCAAGAACCATAACAAAACTATAAGAGGAGAAAAGCTGTTAAAGGCAGAATCGATAGTGTAGCCATTTCACAGAAAGAATActaaaaactgaaacaaatgcAACTTGTTCtgataaaatgaattaaaagataTAGTAGGCACCTTTAGCATGTCATAAAATCTGGTGAAGGCATGCAAAGGATTCCAAAGCCATACAAGCTCCTGCAAGCCCTTGTGAGGTTAGTCAGGTACCAGTTTTCGTAACTGCACGTGAAGTTATTCTATTCTTtacattttataaaattattATGTAGCTAATCTTCTGAAGTTTTTGAAGTGATAGAAAACAGATTTCTCCATATTGTTATTCAATAGAATTACCTCACAAGAAACCACTGAAATGCCTTCAAATCACATATTCTTAATACACAATTTGAATATTAACATGATTTGAATATTAACAATATTAACATGATCTCTTTAAAAACAGGCACAGAGAGAAAAATTCAGCTCCAAAAGCTCCAAATATTTCAATGAGGTAATCTACCTCATGTTTAACTTGACCTTGTATAAACTTTTAATACATGTTTATACCATAGTCTTTCCTGATCCTCGGGGTCCAATAATGAGAGCAGAATTACTTTCTCCATGAACTGTAGTTCGTTTCAGTAGTTCTAGCAGATGTCTGTATTGAAAACAGCAGTAGGTTAAACTTCAAACCAGACAGCATTCACTGAAACT from Apteryx mantelli isolate bAptMan1 chromosome 6, bAptMan1.hap1, whole genome shotgun sequence includes the following:
- the ORC4 gene encoding origin recognition complex subunit 4 codes for the protein MSKRKSKESSSANGECISQVQRILRERFCHHHATGKPFGIEHQYRHLLELLKRTTVHGESNSALIIGPRGSGKTMLLNHVLKELMEIKQVRENLLEVHLNGLLQTNDKVALKEITRQLHLENVVGDKVFGSFAENLAFLLEALRKGDRTSSCPVLFILDEFDLFVHHKNQTLLYNLFDVSQSAQTPVTVIGLTCRQDILELLEKRVKSRFSHRQIYLMNSFDFKQYIKIFKEQLSLPAEFLDESFAQKWNNNVQHLSEDKTVQDMLQNLFHYSKDLRSLHLLLMLALSNVTVHHPLITASDLHEASKQYRMDSKANIVHGLSVLEICLIIAMKHLNDVYEGEPFNFQMVYNEFQKFMQRKAHCMYNFEKPVVMKAFEHLLQLELVKPIERPSVRAQREYLLMKLLLDNNQIMDALQAYPNCPTDVKQWATSSLSWL